The following are from one region of the Syngnathus acus chromosome 19, fSynAcu1.2, whole genome shotgun sequence genome:
- the arhgap17a gene encoding rho GTPase-activating protein 17a isoform X6: MKKQFNRMKQLANQTVGRAEKTEVLSDDLLQIERRMELVRVVSHNTHKKMVSCLQGHIGADAEKRHSVPRLYTGNGQKKLPLTALSQAMVEGGNQLGEDSLIGKMMEVCGDAESRLASELMQHELQIEKDVLDPLSQLAEVDIPNILKQRKQLAKLVLDYDSARARWLQATKSIISGTNTQALTAKADLLKEEVDEAMNKMEVCKDQLAADMYSFFSKEGDYACYFLTLLEAQAEYHRKSLTLLESVLPTIQAQQDSWIEKPAFGTALDEHLKRSGREIALPIEACVMMLLETGMKEEGLFRIAAGASKLKKLKAALDCSTSQLEEFYSDPHAVAGALKSYLRELPEPLLTHQLYDEWTQACSLSDSDKRLQALWLVCDKLPKNNKTNLRYLVKFLAKLAQESEVNKMTPSNIAIVLGPNLLWAKTEGSLAEMAAATSVHVVSIIEPIIQHADWFFPEDVDFNVSGMFSMPVPSSNHNNHLDYDSGTIERKRPGSSVGPETDSSRKDNNSKPRDSTTAPTPLLQRNGSGAGSQSAGQTGTTTSPYMTRRVFKKQAPAPPKPPNPPPGQPSTSSQPLSPPPRPLSSHSPTSTSPNSQVYSTPRRHSSNQPPIQAPSHPPPEPPTQASSPTQLAGDPLSADPSPPDSPTPPDSPPPPVTPSSDVTPASLSPYQTGSLPRPRPVPKPRNRPSMPPPPQPNPMASDTNGICAAAYKMMDPAMTFKGLSRTLVPEFNADPQPAPVSSPPPSRDCELDSESTVL, translated from the exons ATGAAGAAGCAGTTTAATCGCATGAAGCAGCTCGCCAATCAAACAGTTGGCAG AGCGGAGAAAACAGAAGTTCTCAGCGATGACCTTTTACAG ATTGAGCGGCGGATGGAGTTGGtgcgtgtggtgtcccacaacacacacaaaaaaatggtctCATGTCTACAGGGACACATCGGCGCAGATGCCGAGAAAAGACAC TCCGTACCACGCCTCTATACAGGAAATGGTcag AAAAAGCTTCCCCTGACGGCGTTGTCCCAAGCTATGGTGGAAGGTGGAAATCAGTTGGGTGAAGACTCTTTAATAGG GAAGATGATGGAGGTGTGCGGGGACGCCGAGAGTCGTCTGGCGTCCGAATTGATGCAGCACGAGCTGCAGATAGAGAAAGACGTGCTGGATCCTCTCAGCCAGCTTGCCGAG GTGGACATCCCCAATATTCTGAAACAGAGGAAACAGTTGGCCAAGTTAGTGCTGGACTACGATTCCGCCAGAGCGAG ATGGTTGCAGGCGACCAAATCGATAATCTCAGGAACAAACACTCAAGCACTGACAGCTAAGGCGGACCTTCTCAAGGAGGAGGTGGACGAGGCCATGAACAAAATGGAAGTTTGCaag GACCAACTTGCTGCAGACATGTATAGTTTCTTCTCAAAGGAAGGAGACTACGCCTGTTATTTCTTAACG CTTCTCGAAGCGCAGGCGGAATATCATCGAAAATCTCTCACTTTACTGGAGAGTGTGTTACCAACCATTCAGGCTCAACAAG ATTCATGGATTGAGAAGCCCGCCTTTGGCACTGCGCTGGATGAACACCTGAAAAGGAGCGGGAGGGAAATCGCCCTGCCTATAGAAGCCTGTGTCATGATGCTATTAGAGACTGGCATGAAGGAAGAG GGTCTGTTCAGAATTGCAGCTGGGGCATCCAAGCTAAAAAAGCTCAAGGCAGCGCTGGACTGTTCCACTTCACAACTGGAGGAGTTCTACTCCGACCCCCATGCCGTCGCCG GAGCGCTGAAGTCCTACTTAAGAGAACTCCCTGAACCTTTATTGACCCACCAACTTTATGACGAATGGACACAAGCATGCAG TTTATCAGATTCGGACAAGAGGCTTCAGGCTCTGTGGCTTGTATGCGATAAGCTacctaaaaacaacaaaaccaacctGAG GTATCTGGTGAAGTTTCTCGCTAAACTGGCTCAGGAGAGTGAAGTCAACAAAATGACTCCCAGTAACATCGCCATTGTCCTTGGACCTAATCTGCTCTGGGCTAAGACAGAAGG GAGTTTGGCAGAAATGGCTGCGGCTACATCTGTGCATGTGGTGTCCATAATCGAACCCATCATCCAGCATGCTGATTGGTTCTTTCCCGAGG atgTGGACTTCAACGTGTCTGGCATGTTCTCCATGCCCGTACCCTCATCCAACCACAACAACCATCTGGATTATGACAGTGGCACAATTGAGAGGAAGAGACCGGGCAGTTCGGTGGGCCCGGAGACAGACTCAAGCCGCAAAGACAA CAACTCAAAGCCGCGAGACTCCACAACCGCACCGACCCCCCTGCTTCAGCGGAACGGTTCTGGAGCAGGGAGCCAATCCGCCGGCCAGACGGGCACCACGACCAGTCCGTATATGACGCGTCGAG TTTTCAAGAAACAGGCCCCCGCTCCCCCCAAGCCGCCAAACCCTCCGCCAGGCCAGCCGTCCACTTCATCCCAGCCCTTAAGCCCCCCTCCGAGACCCCTGTCCAGCCACTCCCCGACCTCCACGTCCCCCAACTCTCAGGTGTACAGCACGCCCCGGCGCCACTCCAGTAACCAGCCGCCCATCCAAGCCCCCAGCCATCCTCCCCCGGAGCCGCCGACGCAAGCCAGTTCCCCCACTCAACTCGCTGGGGATCCTCTGAGCGCGGACCCCTCGCCGCCGGACTCCCCCACCCCTCCGGATTCCCCTCCGCCCCCTGTCACCCCCAGCTCAGACGTCACCCCGGCTTCCCTGTCGCCCTACCAGACGGGCTCGCTCCCCCGACCGCGGCCCGTCCCTAAACCCCGAAACCGGCCCAGCATGCCCCCGCCTCCGCAGCCCAACCCCATGGCCAGCGACACCAACGGTATCTGCGCCGCCGCTTACAAGATGATGG ACCCGGCTATGACCTTCAAAGGGCTGAGTCGGACTCTGGTTCCGGAGTTCAACGCCGACCCGCAGCCGGCGCCGGTCTCCTCGCCGCCTCCTTCCAGAGACTGTGAGCTGGACAGCGAGAGCACCGTCCTATAA
- the arhgap17a gene encoding rho GTPase-activating protein 17a isoform X1: protein MKKQFNRMKQLANQTVGRAEKTEVLSDDLLQIERRMELVRVVSHNTHKKMVSCLQGHIGADAEKRHSVPRLYTGNGQKKLPLTALSQAMVEGGNQLGEDSLIGKMMEVCGDAESRLASELMQHELQIEKDVLDPLSQLAEVDIPNILKQRKQLAKLVLDYDSARARWLQATKSIISGTNTQALTAKADLLKEEVDEAMNKMEVCKDQLAADMYSFFSKEGDYACYFLTLLEAQAEYHRKSLTLLESVLPTIQAQQDSWIEKPAFGTALDEHLKRSGREIALPIEACVMMLLETGMKEEGLFRIAAGASKLKKLKAALDCSTSQLEEFYSDPHAVAGALKSYLRELPEPLLTHQLYDEWTQACSLSDSDKRLQALWLVCDKLPKNNKTNLRYLVKFLAKLAQESEVNKMTPSNIAIVLGPNLLWAKTEGSLAEMAAATSVHVVSIIEPIIQHADWFFPEDVDFNVSGMFSMPVPSSNHNNHLDYDSGTIERKRPGSSVGPETDSSRKDNSTSNKYSDHTLRRGSTTLGRKQHTSPAFQPPLPPVEALGQGQGTGQVSQPSAEPQPGAAGPDSHHSLAQGLAALAAAQQLLAQNTEELSNSKPRDSTTAPTPLLQRNGSGAGSQSAGQTGTTTSPYMTRRVFKKQAPAPPKPPNPPPGQPSTSSQPLSPPPRPLSSHSPTSTSPNSQVYSTPRRHSSNQPPIQAPSHPPPEPPTQASSPTQLAGDPLSADPSPPDSPTPPDSPPPPVTPSSDVTPASLSPYQTGSLPRPRPVPKPRNRPSMPPPPQPNPMASDTNGICAAAYKMMDPAMTFKGLSRTLVPEFNADPQPAPVSSPPPSRDCELDSESTVL, encoded by the exons ATGAAGAAGCAGTTTAATCGCATGAAGCAGCTCGCCAATCAAACAGTTGGCAG AGCGGAGAAAACAGAAGTTCTCAGCGATGACCTTTTACAG ATTGAGCGGCGGATGGAGTTGGtgcgtgtggtgtcccacaacacacacaaaaaaatggtctCATGTCTACAGGGACACATCGGCGCAGATGCCGAGAAAAGACAC TCCGTACCACGCCTCTATACAGGAAATGGTcag AAAAAGCTTCCCCTGACGGCGTTGTCCCAAGCTATGGTGGAAGGTGGAAATCAGTTGGGTGAAGACTCTTTAATAGG GAAGATGATGGAGGTGTGCGGGGACGCCGAGAGTCGTCTGGCGTCCGAATTGATGCAGCACGAGCTGCAGATAGAGAAAGACGTGCTGGATCCTCTCAGCCAGCTTGCCGAG GTGGACATCCCCAATATTCTGAAACAGAGGAAACAGTTGGCCAAGTTAGTGCTGGACTACGATTCCGCCAGAGCGAG ATGGTTGCAGGCGACCAAATCGATAATCTCAGGAACAAACACTCAAGCACTGACAGCTAAGGCGGACCTTCTCAAGGAGGAGGTGGACGAGGCCATGAACAAAATGGAAGTTTGCaag GACCAACTTGCTGCAGACATGTATAGTTTCTTCTCAAAGGAAGGAGACTACGCCTGTTATTTCTTAACG CTTCTCGAAGCGCAGGCGGAATATCATCGAAAATCTCTCACTTTACTGGAGAGTGTGTTACCAACCATTCAGGCTCAACAAG ATTCATGGATTGAGAAGCCCGCCTTTGGCACTGCGCTGGATGAACACCTGAAAAGGAGCGGGAGGGAAATCGCCCTGCCTATAGAAGCCTGTGTCATGATGCTATTAGAGACTGGCATGAAGGAAGAG GGTCTGTTCAGAATTGCAGCTGGGGCATCCAAGCTAAAAAAGCTCAAGGCAGCGCTGGACTGTTCCACTTCACAACTGGAGGAGTTCTACTCCGACCCCCATGCCGTCGCCG GAGCGCTGAAGTCCTACTTAAGAGAACTCCCTGAACCTTTATTGACCCACCAACTTTATGACGAATGGACACAAGCATGCAG TTTATCAGATTCGGACAAGAGGCTTCAGGCTCTGTGGCTTGTATGCGATAAGCTacctaaaaacaacaaaaccaacctGAG GTATCTGGTGAAGTTTCTCGCTAAACTGGCTCAGGAGAGTGAAGTCAACAAAATGACTCCCAGTAACATCGCCATTGTCCTTGGACCTAATCTGCTCTGGGCTAAGACAGAAGG GAGTTTGGCAGAAATGGCTGCGGCTACATCTGTGCATGTGGTGTCCATAATCGAACCCATCATCCAGCATGCTGATTGGTTCTTTCCCGAGG atgTGGACTTCAACGTGTCTGGCATGTTCTCCATGCCCGTACCCTCATCCAACCACAACAACCATCTGGATTATGACAGTGGCACAATTGAGAGGAAGAGACCGGGCAGTTCGGTGGGCCCGGAGACAGACTCAAGCCGCAAAGACAA TAGCACCTCTAACAAGTACTCGGACCACACCCTCCGTAGAGGCAGTACCACCTTAGGTAGAAAGCAGCACACCTCACCCGCCTTCCAGCCACCTTTACCCCCTGTGGAGGCTCTGGGGCAGGGACAAGGCACCGGGCAGGTCTCGCAGCCCTCGGCCGAGCCCCAGCCGGGGGCGGCGGGGCCCGACAGCCATCATAGCTTGGCACAGGGTCTCGCCGCGCTCGCTGCCGCTCAGCAGCTTCTGGCGCAGAACACGGAGGAGCTGAG CAACTCAAAGCCGCGAGACTCCACAACCGCACCGACCCCCCTGCTTCAGCGGAACGGTTCTGGAGCAGGGAGCCAATCCGCCGGCCAGACGGGCACCACGACCAGTCCGTATATGACGCGTCGAG TTTTCAAGAAACAGGCCCCCGCTCCCCCCAAGCCGCCAAACCCTCCGCCAGGCCAGCCGTCCACTTCATCCCAGCCCTTAAGCCCCCCTCCGAGACCCCTGTCCAGCCACTCCCCGACCTCCACGTCCCCCAACTCTCAGGTGTACAGCACGCCCCGGCGCCACTCCAGTAACCAGCCGCCCATCCAAGCCCCCAGCCATCCTCCCCCGGAGCCGCCGACGCAAGCCAGTTCCCCCACTCAACTCGCTGGGGATCCTCTGAGCGCGGACCCCTCGCCGCCGGACTCCCCCACCCCTCCGGATTCCCCTCCGCCCCCTGTCACCCCCAGCTCAGACGTCACCCCGGCTTCCCTGTCGCCCTACCAGACGGGCTCGCTCCCCCGACCGCGGCCCGTCCCTAAACCCCGAAACCGGCCCAGCATGCCCCCGCCTCCGCAGCCCAACCCCATGGCCAGCGACACCAACGGTATCTGCGCCGCCGCTTACAAGATGATGG ACCCGGCTATGACCTTCAAAGGGCTGAGTCGGACTCTGGTTCCGGAGTTCAACGCCGACCCGCAGCCGGCGCCGGTCTCCTCGCCGCCTCCTTCCAGAGACTGTGAGCTGGACAGCGAGAGCACCGTCCTATAA